TGAAGGCGAACTGGACCACCTGCAAAACGTTCACGTCGGGGCGACCGAAGAAAACGGCGAGTTGGTCTTCTTGCATAAGGTAACCCCGGGGCCAGCTGATAAGTCCTACGGGATCCACGTCGCTAAGTTAGCGGGGATGCCGACGCCGCTCTTAACCCGGGCCAACCAAATCCTAACCAGCCTGGAGGGGCAAGAAACGGCGGCGGTTCCTTCGCGGGGTGTCGAACCACCAGCACCGGTGATAGAACCAACGCCAGCAAAGGAGCAAACGCCGGTCAAAGAGCAAACGACCCCGTTAGTCGAGGAGAGTAGCGGTCAACTCGAATTGTTTGCCACGGCCCCGGTCGAAAAAAAGGACGGTAAGGCCGATAAACTTGCCCGGCAAGTTAAGAACTTGGACCTGATGAGCATGACGCCGATGGACGTGATGAACCAGGTTTACAAGTGGCAACAGAATCTAAAGTAACAAGGAAGGGAACACGATGGGCAAGATCCATGAATTAGATAGCGTCTTAGCCGACCAGATTGCGGCCGGCGAGGTGATTGAACGCCCCGCCTCAATCGTGAAGGAATTGGCGGAAAATTCCCTGGACGCTAACAGCCACCGAATCGACATCATCGTTGAAGAAGCGGGGCTCAAGAGCGTGCGGGTGATTGACGATGGCCAGGGGATCGAAGCAGACGACGTGGCCCGGGCTTTTTTGCGCCACGCCACCAGTAAGATCGCCGATAAAGGCGACCTCTTTAAGGTGACGACGATGGGTTTTCGCGGCGAAGCCCTGCCCAGCATTGCTTCGGTAGCGGATGTCTTGTTAACCACGGCGACTGGCGGGGCGGCGGGCAGCCAGATCCACATTAAGGGGGGCGAGATCCTCGCCCACGGCCAGGCCAGTGCCCGACCGGGGACCGACATCTTGGTTAGCGACCTCTTTTACAACACCCCGGCCCGCCTCAAGTACTTGAAGTCGCCCCACACCGAGTTAGCCCGGATTGTGGACATCGTTAACCGCCTCGCCCTGGCCAACCCCACCGTGGCCTTTTCCTTGACCCATGACGGCAAGGAGGTCTTTCGCTCGGCAGGGAACGGTAATTTAAAACAGGTCGTCGCCGCTATTTATGGGGTCCAAGCCGGGCGTAAGATGGTTGAGGTTAAAGGAGAAGACCCGAACTTCAAGGTATCTGGTTTGGTCTCGTTGCCCGAGTTAACCCGGGCCGGGCGCCAGTACATGACGATCATGATTAACCACCGCTACGTTCGGAACTTCCAGCTGACCAAGGCCCTGGTGGCCGGTTACCGCTCCAAGTTAATGGTGGGCCGCTACCCGCTAGCGGTGATCAACATTGACCTCGATCCGGTGCTCGTGGATGTCAACGTCCACCCGGCTAAACGAGAGGTTCGCTTGAGCATGGAACCCCAGTTAGTGGACTTACTTGAGCGGGTCGTCAGCCAGGCCATCGACCAACAGAACCTGATTCCCGACGTTGGTGACCGGGCCGACGAACTTTTAACCAGGGAGCAGACCGTTCACGCCCCGAGAAGCGCCGCCCCCCGGGTCAGCGAACGGGCCAGCGACGAGCCGCCGGCCTGGCAGCCCAGCCCGACCAGTGGGGAACCGGTGATTATTAGTCGCCGTAGCGAATTAGCTAGCCCGGCGGTGCAAGCCTTTGACCGGCGCTACCAAAATGAAGAAGTGGCGACCCCCTTTGGCGCCCAGGCGGACGCGAAGGTTAGCCAGGCGCAACCGGCGGTGGAACAGGTGAGCCTAGACATCGACGACCGGGGCGACGTCGCGAGCGAACGTTTCCCGGACCTTACCTACCTGGGGCAGCTCCACGGGACCTACCTGTTGGCCCAAGCCTCAGATGGGCTGTACATTGTTGACCAACACGCCGCCCAGGAGCGGATCAATTACGAATACTACCGTGAAGAGATTGGCAAGGTCTCTGCCGACCAGCAAAACTTTTTGACCCCCTTGGTTTTAAACTACTCCTTAGCCGACGCCTTAAAGATCCAACAACACCAAGCAGTGTTAGCCGCCTGCGGCCTAAAACTAGAGCCGTTTGGGCAAAACAGTTTTATGCTCGCTAGCCACCCGACCTGGTTTGTGGCGGGCCAAGAAGAGGATACCGCCCGCGAGATGATCGATTGGGTTTTGGCCAGTGGCAAGCTGAGCGTCAAGGACTTCCGGGCCAAGGCGGCGATCATGATGTCTTGCAAGCGGGCGATTAAGGCTAACCACCGTTTGGACGAACGCCAGGCCAAGGCACTGTTGGCCCGCCTGCCCCAGTGTGAGAACCCCTTTAACTGTCCCCACGGCCGGCCGGTAACGATTCACTTTACCACCACCGACTTGGAGAAGCTCTTTAAGCGGATCCAAGAGTCCCACCAACCCTTTGCCGACGACTTTGACGACCACGAGGACTAAGGCGAACAGGTGTGCTAAAATAGGGGAACGAAGACGAAAGGTAAGGAACACGGAT
The nucleotide sequence above comes from Limosilactobacillus fermentum. Encoded proteins:
- the mutL gene encoding DNA mismatch repair endonuclease MutL, which encodes MGKIHELDSVLADQIAAGEVIERPASIVKELAENSLDANSHRIDIIVEEAGLKSVRVIDDGQGIEADDVARAFLRHATSKIADKGDLFKVTTMGFRGEALPSIASVADVLLTTATGGAAGSQIHIKGGEILAHGQASARPGTDILVSDLFYNTPARLKYLKSPHTELARIVDIVNRLALANPTVAFSLTHDGKEVFRSAGNGNLKQVVAAIYGVQAGRKMVEVKGEDPNFKVSGLVSLPELTRAGRQYMTIMINHRYVRNFQLTKALVAGYRSKLMVGRYPLAVINIDLDPVLVDVNVHPAKREVRLSMEPQLVDLLERVVSQAIDQQNLIPDVGDRADELLTREQTVHAPRSAAPRVSERASDEPPAWQPSPTSGEPVIISRRSELASPAVQAFDRRYQNEEVATPFGAQADAKVSQAQPAVEQVSLDIDDRGDVASERFPDLTYLGQLHGTYLLAQASDGLYIVDQHAAQERINYEYYREEIGKVSADQQNFLTPLVLNYSLADALKIQQHQAVLAACGLKLEPFGQNSFMLASHPTWFVAGQEEDTAREMIDWVLASGKLSVKDFRAKAAIMMSCKRAIKANHRLDERQAKALLARLPQCENPFNCPHGRPVTIHFTTTDLEKLFKRIQESHQPFADDFDDHED